A genomic segment from Vidua macroura isolate BioBank_ID:100142 chromosome Z, ASM2450914v1, whole genome shotgun sequence encodes:
- the APC gene encoding adenomatous polyposis coli protein: protein MAAASYDQLLKQVEALKMENSNLRQELEDNSNHLTKLETEASTMKEVLKQLQGSIEDEAMASSGQIDLLERLKELNLESTSFAGVKLRPKMSVRSYGSREGSVSSRSGECSPVPMGSFPRRGFMNGSRESTGYLEELEKERSLLLAELEKEEKEKDWYYAQLQNLTKRIDSLPLTENFSLQTDMTRRQLEYEARQIRAAMEEQLGTCQDMEKRAQARVARIQQIEKDILRIRQLLQSQAAEAERTPQSKHEAGSHDTERQNESQGAAEISVATSSTGQGSAARVDHETASVMSSSSNYSVPRRLTSHLGTKVEMVYSLLSMLGTHDKDDMSRTLLAMSSSQDSCIAMRQSGCLPLLIQLLHGNDKDSVLLGNSRGSKEARARASAALHNIIHSQPDDKRGRREIRVLHLLEQIRAYCETCWEWQEAHEQGMDQDKNPMPAPVDHQICPAVCVLMKLSFDEEHRHAMNELGGLQAIAELLQVDCEMYGLTNDHYSVTLRRYAGMALTNLTFGDVANKATLCSMKGCMRALVAQLKSESEDLQQVIASVLRNLSWRADVNSKKTLREVGSVKALMECALEVKKESTLKSVLSALWNLSAHCTGNKADICAVDGALAFLVGTLTYRSQTNTLAIIESGGGILRNVSSLIATNEDHRQILRENSCLQTLLQHLKSHSLTIVSNACGTLWNLSARNAKDQEALWDMGAVSMLKNLIHSKHKMIAMGSAAALRNLMANRPAKYKDANIMSPGSSLPSLHVRKQKALEAELDAQHLSETFDNIDNLSPKASHRNKQRHKQNIYSEYVLDASRHDDGVCRSESFNAGNMTVLSPYVNTTVLPGSSNRGNAENSRSEKDRSVERDRTVGLNTYHQAAESTGSSSKRIGMQISTAAAQIAKVMEEVTSMHIPQEDRSSGSTSEVHCLTEDRNGQRRSASAHTHSNTYFPKSENSNRTCPVPYTKMEYKRASNDSLNSVSSSDGYGKRGQMKPSIESYSEDDESKFCSYGQYPADLAHKIHSANHMDDNDEELDTPINYSLKYSDEQLNSGRQSPSQNERWARPKHIIDDEMKQNEQRQSRNQNAAYPVYTESGEDKHMKYQTPFGQQECVSSFRSRGSSGSDQNRVGPTLGMNQKVNQSLRQVDDYDDDKPTNYSERYSEEEQHEEEDRPTNYSIKYNEEEHHVDQPIDYSLKYSTEVPAPSQKPSFTFPKTTSVQLNKTDHIPPSSGSTSAPSAGSKRQNQLHPSSAQSRSGHAQKTASCKTPSINQETIQTYCVEDTPICFSRCSSLSSLSSAEDEIGRDQSTRGTDANNTLQIAELKENSGALPTEGAASEITSTAQHIRTKSTRLQTSSLSPSDSSRHKAVEFSSGAKSPSKSGAQTPKSPPEHYVQETPLMFSRCTSVSSLDSFESRSIASSVQSEPCSGIVSGIISPSDLPDSPGQTMPPSRSKTPPPAQGVQVKREGPKGKATTTEKREPGPRQAAVNAAVQRVQVLPDADTLLHFATESTPDGFSCSSSLSALSLDEPFIQKDAELRIMPPVHENEHGNEAEPEQPEDTKDNQEKKPEKPPEAEKDILDDSDDDIEILEACIISAMPTKSSRKAKKPSQASAPKIPPPVARKPSQLPVYKLLPSQSRLQSQKHVTFTPGDDMPRVYCVEGTPINFSTATSLSDLTIESPPSELANADNVGVGAESGEFEKRDTIPTEGRSTDDSQRAKSSAVTPLGLDDDKTEEGDILAECINSAMPKGKSHKPFRVKKIMDQIQQASSSPSNKNQPEGEKKKPTSPVKPVSQNNEYRARVRKSIEPKSNASNERGYPENRDAKKQNLKNNSREFHDKLPNNEERVRGSFAFDSPHHYTPIEGTPYCFSRNDSLSSLDFDDDDVDLSREKAELRKGKEGREIESKECSNAEQSSNQQPSNRTQVCQKHPVGRSQTKTFSQSTKDTPDRGAATDEKMQNFAIENTPVCFSRNSSLSSLSDIDQENNNSKEGEPAKCSEAPEPQVESNRPQTSGYAPKSFHVEDTPVCFSRNSSLSSLSIDSEDDLLQECISSAMPKKKKPSRMKSDGEKNNSRNTGGILAEDLTLDLREIQRPDSEHGFSPDSENFDWKAIQEGANSIVSSLHQAAAAASLSRQASSDSDSILSLKSGISLGSPFHLTPDQEEKPFTSNKGPRIIKPGEKSTLESKKVESESRGIKGGKKVYKSMITGKARSNSEVSSLKQPQQTSVPSISRGRTMIHIPGLRNSSSSTSPVSKKGPPLKNMNSKSPSEGQSLTSSPRGTKSSVKPEPAPVTRQPSGLNQSGSSKGPSRSGSRDSTPSRPQQQPLSRPLQSPGRNSISPGRNGISPPNKLSQLPRTSSPSTASTKSSSSGRMSYTPPGRQMSQQNLTKQTALPKSTSSIPRSESASKGLNQTLNTSGSNKKTDLSRMPSTKSSGSESDRSERPVLVRQSTFIKEAPSPTLRRKLEESASFESLSPSRPDSPTRSQLQTPVLSPSLPDMSLSTHSPAQSSGWRKLAPNQSPTIEYDGRPAKRHDIARSHSESPSRLLINRSGTWKREHSKHSSSLPRVSTWRRTGSSSSILSASSESSEKAKSEDEKQHGGSLPGHKQSKESQAPAKGTWRKIKENEIPQIMNDPQHSSSGATNGSDSKTLIYQMAPAVSKTEDVWVRIEDCPINNPRSGRSPTGNTPPVIDSISEKGGVNGRDPKEIQEKQTPGNGGVPVRTVGLENRLNSFFQIDSPDKKGTETKPLQNNAVPAPEINESTVSERTPFSSSSSSKHSSPIGAVAARVTPFNYNPSRRKSSVDNSSARPSQIPTPVNNSTKKRDTKSENTDSSGTQSPKRHSGSYLVTSV from the exons AGAACACCTCAAAGCAAGCATGAGGCAGGTTCCCATGATACAGAGAGGCAGAATGAAAGtcaaggagcagcagaaatcaGTGTGGCAACTAGCAGTACTGGTCAG GGTTCTGCTGCTCGAGTGGACCACGAGACAGCCAGTGTTATGAGCTCTAGTAGTAACTATTCTGTTCCTCGCAGACTGACAAGTCATCTGGGTACCAAG GTGGAAATGGTGTATTCATTGTTATCAATGCTTGGTACTCATGATAAAGATGACATGTCAAGAACATTGCTAGCAATGTCTAGCTCCCAGGACAGCTGCATAGCCATGCGTCAGTCTGGATGTCTTCCTCTCCTCATCCAGCTTTTACATGGCAACGATAAGGACTCTGTGTTGTTAGGAAACTCCCGTGGTAGTAAAGAGGCCCGTGCCAGAGCCAGCGCAGCGCTGCACAACATCATTCACTCCCAGCCCGATGATAAGCGAGGCAGACGGGAAATCCGTGTGCTCCATCTCTTGGAGCAGATCCGTGCTTACTGTGAAACGTGTTGGGAATGGCAGGAGGCACATGAACAAGGCATGGACCAAGACAAAAACCCAA TGCCTGCTCCAGTGGATCATCAGATTTGTCCTGCAGTGTGTGTTTTGATGAAACTTTCATTTGATGAAGAACACAGACATGCAATGAATGAGCTTG GAGGTCTGCAGGCCATTGCTGAACTGCTGCAAGTGGACTGTGAAATGTATGGACTCACAAATGATCACTATAGTGTTACACTAAGGAGGTATGCGGGCATGGCTCTGACAAACCTGACTTTTGGAGATGTGGCTAACAAG GCCACATTATGTTCCATGAAGGGCTGCATGAGAGCTCTTGTAGCCCAGCTGAAATCTGAAAGTGAAGACTTACAGCAG GTCATTGCAAGTGTGTTGAGGAACTTGTCCTGGCGAGCAGATGTAAACAGTAAAAAGACTCTAAGAGAAGTTGGAAGTGTGAAAGCATTGATGGAATGTGCTTTAGAAGTTAAGAAG GAATCCACCCTAAAAAGCGTTCTGAGTGCCTTATGGAATTTGTCAGCACACTGCACTGGGAACAAAGCTGACATATGTGCTGTTGATGGTGCTCTTGCATTCCTGGTTGGCACACTGACATACCGGAGCCAAACAAACACCTTAGCCATCATAGAAAGTGGAGGAGGAATACTAAGAAATGTTTCTAGCCTAATTGCTACTAATGAGGACCATAG GCAAATCTTGCGGGAGAACAGCTGCTTACAAACCTTGTTACAACACTTGAAGTCACACAGTTTGACAATAGTTAGTAATGCATGTGGGACCCTGTGGAATCTCTCTGCTCGAAATGCAAAGGATCAGGAGGCACTGTGGGACATGGGAGCTGTGAGCATGCTGAAAAACCTGATTCACTCAAAACACAAAATGATAGCCATGGGTAGTGCCGCAGCTCTACGGAACCTCATGGCAAACAGGCCAGCAAAGTACAAAGATGCCAACATTATGTCTCCAGGATCAAGCCTCCCATCCCTCCATGTCAGAAAGCAAAAGGCACTGGAAGCAGAATTAGATGCTCAGCATTTATCAGAGACTTTTGACAACATTGATAACTTAAGTCCAAAAGCATCTCACCGCAATAAGCAGAGACATAAGCAAAATATATACAGTGAGTATGTCCTGGACGCCAGCCGCCACGACGATGGGGTGTGCAGGTCAGAGAGCTTTAATGCTGGCAATATGACTGTGCTCTCACCATATGTAAATACTACAGTATTGCCTGGCTCCTCCAATAGAGGAAACGCAGAAAATTCTCGATCTGAGAAAGACAGGAGTGTTGAAAGGGATCGAACAGTAGGTTTAAATACCTATCATCAAGCTGCAGAGAGTACTGGCAGTTCCTCTAAGAGAATAGGAATGCAGATTTCTACTGCTGCAGCTCAGATTGCCAAAGTTATGGAAGAAGTGACAAGCATGCACATTCCACAGGAAGACAGAAGTTCTGGTTCCACTTCTGAAGTACACTGTTTGACAGAAGACAGAAATGGCCAGAGGAGGTCAGCCTCTGCCCATACTCACTCAAATACATACTTTCCAAAATCCGAGAACTCAAACAGGACATGTCCTGTGCCGTATACAAAAATGGAATACAAAAGAGCTTCAAATGATAGTTTAAATAGTGTCAGCAGTAGTGATGGCTATGGTAAAAGAGGCCAAATGAAACCTTCCATTGAGTCTTACTCCGAAGATGATGAAAGTAAATTCTGTAGTTATGGCCAATATCCAGCTGACTTGGCACACAAGATTCATAGTGCAAATCACATGGATGACAATGATGAAGAACTAGACACTCCTATTAATTATAGTCTTAAATACTCAGATGAGCAGTTAAATTCTGGAAGGCAAAGTCCATCCCAGAATGAAAGATGGGCAAGGCCTAAACATATAATAGAtgatgaaatgaaacaaaatgagcAAAGACAGTCAAGGAACCAAAACGCAGCCTACCCTGTGTATACTGAAAGTGGAGAGGATAAACACATGAAATATCAGACACCTTTTGGACAGCAGGAGTGTGTTTCTTCCTTTAGATCAAGAGGATCCAGTGGCTCAGATCAGAACAGAGTAGGCCCAACTCTTGGAATGAATCAGAAAGTAAACCAGTCCTTGCGCCAAGTTGATGATTATGATGATGATAAGCCAACCAACTATAGTGAACGTTATTCTGAGGAGGAACAACATGAAGAGGAAGACAGACCAACTAATTACAGCATAAAGTACAATGAAGAGGAACATCATGTTGATCAGCCTATTGAttatagtttaaaatattcaaCAGAGGTTCCAGCACCTTCTCAGAAGCCATCTTTTACTTTTCCAAAGACTACTTCAGTGCAACTCAATAAAACTGACCATATTCCCCCAAGCAGTGGGAGCACATCAGCCCCATCAGCTGGTTCAAAGAGGCAGAACCAGCTTCACCCaagctctgcacagagcagaagtGGTCATGCACAGAAGACCGCCTCCTGTAAGACTCCCTCTATTAATCAGGAAACTATACAAACTTACTGCGTGGAAGATACCCCAATATGTTTTTCAAGGTGTAGCTCTTTGTCATCCTTGTCATCAGCTGAAGATGAAATAGGACGTGATCAATCCACACGTGGCACTGATGCCAATAACACATTGCAGATTGCAGAACTGAAGGAGAACAGTGGGGCTCTACCTACAgaaggtgcagcaagtgaaatTACATCAACAGCACAGCACATCAGAACAAAATCCACTAGACTTCAGACTTCTAGCTTGTCTCCTTCTGATTCCTCTAGACATAAAGCTGTTGAATTTTCTTCAGGTGCCAAATCTCCCTCAAAGAGTGGTGCCCAAACTCCTAAAAGCCCACCAGAACATTATGTACAGGAAACACCACTCATGTTCAGCAGATGTACTTCTGTAAGTTCCCTGGATAGTTTTGAAAGCCGTTCAATTGCTAGTTCAGTTCAAAGTGAGCCTTGCAGTGGAATAGTAAGTGGTATTATAAGTCCCAGTGACCTTCCAGACAGCCCTGGACAAACAATGCCTCCAAGCAGAAGTAAAACACCACCGCCTGCTCAAGGAGTTCAAGTAAAAAGAGAGGGACCTAAAGGAAAAGCAACCACTACAGAGAAGAGAGAGCCTGGTCCTAGACAGGCAGCTGTAAATGCAGCTGTTCAAAGAGTACAGGTACTGCCAGATGCTGATACACTATTACATTTTGCCACAGAAAGCACACCAGATGGGTTTTCTTGCTCTTCTAGCCTGAGCGCTCTGAGCCTTGACGAGCCATTTATACAGAAGGATGCGGAGTTAAGAATTATGCCTCCAGTTCATGAAAACGAGCATGGTAACGAAGCAGAACCTGAACAGCCAGAGGATACAAAGGATAACCAAGAGAAGAAACCAGAGAAGCCACCTGAAGCAGAAAAAGACATTCTGGATGATTCTGATGACGATATTGAAATACTGGAAGCGTGTATTATTTCTGCAATGCCAACGAAGTCTTCACGTAAAGCCAAAAAGCCTTCTCAAGCATCTGCTCCAAAAATACCTCCTCCTGTAGCCAGAAAGCCTAGCCAGTTGCCAGTTTACAAACTTTTGCCTTCACAAAGCAGATTGCAATCACAAAAGCACGTGACTTTTACACCAGGAGATGATATGCCACGGGTATATTGTGTTGAGGGTACACCAATAAATTTTTCAACAGCTACATCTCTGAGTGACCTGACAATAGAATCCCCCCCAAGTGAGCTGGCCAATGCAGACAATGTCGGTGTGGGAGCAGAGTCAGGGGAGTTTGAAAAGCGAGACACCATTCCTACAGAAGGCAGAAGTACTGATGATTCTCAGAGAGCAAAAAGCTCAGCTGTGACTCCCCTTGGCCTGGATGACGACAAAACAGAAGAGGGTGACATTTTGGCTGAGTGCATTAACTCAGCTATGCCAAAAGGAAAAAGTCACAAACCTTTCAGAGTGAAGAAGATAATGGATCAAATTCAACAAGCATCTTCATCTCCAAGTAATAAAAACCAACCAGAAGGTGAGAAAAAGAAGCCAACATCACCAGTAAAGCCTGTTTCCCAAAACAATGAATATAGAGCACGTGTGCGAAAAAGCATAGAACCCAAAAGCAATGCTAGTAATGAAAGAGGCTATCCAGAGAATAGAGATGCAAAGAAACagaatcttaaaaataattcaagagAGTTTCATGACAAATTGCCAAATAATGAAGAGCGTGTAAGAGGAAGCTTTGCATTTGATTCCCCTCATCATTATACACCTATTGAGGGAACTCCTTACTGTTTTTCACGGAATGATTCCCTGAGTTCTTTAGattttgatgatgatgatgttgACCTTTCAAGGGAGAAGGCAGaattaagaaaaggaaaagaaggaagggaaattgAAAGTAAAGAGTGCTCTAATGCAGAGCAGTCTTCAAATCAGCAACCAAGTAACAGGACACAAGTTTGTCAAAAACACCCAGTGGGCAGAAGCCAGACAAAAACATTCTCTCAGTCAACTAAAGACACTCCAGACAGAGGAGCAGCTACAGAtgagaaaatgcagaattttgctATTGAAAACAcacctgtttgtttttctcGCAATTCATCTCTTAGCTCCCTCAGTGATATTGATCAAGAAAACAATAACAGCAAAGAAGGGGAACCTGCAAAATGTTCTGAGGCTCCCGAGCCACAGGTGGAATCCAACAGACCACAGACTTCTGGTTATGCACCTAAATCATTTCATGTTGAAGATACTCCTGTGTGCTTCTCTAGAAACAGCTCTCTGAGTTCTCTTAGCATTGACTCAGAAGATGATCTTCTGCAGGAATGCATTAGTTCTGCTAtgcctaaaaagaaaaagccctcAAGAATGAAGAGTGatggtgaaaaaaataattccagaaaCACAGGTGGTATACTAGCTGAAGATTTAACACTGGATTTAAGAGAGATACAAAGGCCAGATTCAGAACATGGTTTTTCACCCGATTCAGAAAACTTTGACTGGAAAGCTATACAAGAAGGTGCAAATTCTATAGTTAGTAGCTTGCAtcaagctgcagctgctgcatcaCTGTCTAGACAAGCTTCATCAGACTCTGACTCTATCCTTTCACTAAAATCTGGTATTTCGCTAGGGTCACCATTTCATCTTACCCCAGACCAAGAAGAAAAACCTTTCACTAGTAATAAAGGTCCAAGAATTATTAAGCCAGGAGAGAAGAGTACACTGGAGTCTAAAAAAGTAGAATCAGAAAGTAGGGGAATCAAAGGAGGGAAGAAAGTGTATAAAAGTATGATCACAGGAAAAGCACGCTCTAATTCAGAAGTTTCAAGTTTGAAGCAACCACAACAGACAAGTGTGCCTTCAATTTCACGTGGTAGAACAATGATCCATATTCCAGGACTTCGAAATAGTTCTTCAAGTACTAGTCCTGTTTCCAAAAAAGGACCCCCACTCAAAAACATGAACTCCAAAAGTCCCAGTGAAGGCCAAAGTTTGACTAGTTCTCCAAGAGGAACCAAATCATCAGTGAAacctgagccagctcctgtgacTAGGCAGCCATCAGGGTTGAACCAGAGTGGATCAAGTAAAGGACCTTCTAGATCAGGATCTAGAGACTCCACTCCTTCTAGACCTCAACAGCAGCCATTAAGTAGGCCTCTGCAATCTCCTGGACGAAATTCCATTTCCCCAGGAAGAAATGGTATCAGTCCTCCCAACAAACTGTCACAGTTGCCAAGAACATCATCTCCTAGCACAGCTTCAACTAAATCCTCAAGTTCAGGCAGAATGTCATACACACCACCAGGAAGGCAGATGAGCCAGCAAAACCTTACAAAGCAAACTGCCTTACCTAAGAGTACCAGTAGCATTCCACGAAGTGAGTCTGCTTCAAAGGGGTTAAACCAAACTCTCAACACCAGTGGATCAAACAAAAAGACTGACCTATCCAGAATGCCATCCACAAAGTCTAGTGGAAGTGAATCTGACAGATCTGAGAGACCTGTTCTCGTTCGTCAGTCAACTTTTATTAAAGAGGCTCCGAGCCCGACTCTGAGACGGAAATTAGAAGAGTCAGCTTCATTTGAATCTCTGTCACCTTCCAGGCCAGATTCTCCCACAAGGTCCCAACTGCAGACCCCAGTTTTAAGTCCTTCTCTTCCTGATATGTCTTTATCCACTCATTCACCTGCCCAGAGTAGTGGTTGGCGAAAATTAGCTCCTAATCAGAGCCCTACCATAGAATATGATGGGAGACCAGCAAAGCGTCATGACATAGCTCGTTCCCATTCTGAGAGTCCGTCTAGGCTGCTGATCAACCGATCAGGAACATGGAAGCGTGAGCACAGTAAGCATTCCTCATCACTTCCTCGTGTAAGTACTTGGCGAAGAACTGGAAGTTCCTCCTCAATCCTGTCAGCTTCTTCAGAATCCAGTGAAAAGGCAAAAAGTGAAGATGAAAAGCAGCATGGAGGTTCTCTCCCTGGACACAAGCAAAGTAAAGAAAGCCAAGCACCAGCAAAAGGTacttggagaaaaataaaagaaaatgaaattcctCAGATAATGAATGATCCTCAGCATTCTTCTTCGGGTGCCACAAATGGCTCTGATTCCAAAACCCTCATCTATCAGATGGCTCCAGCTGTCTCTAAGACAGAGGATGTGTGGGTGAGGATAGAGGATTGCCCAATTAACAACCCTCGATCTGGAAGGTCCCCAACTGGAAATACTCCCCCTGTTATTGACAGTATTTCAGAGAAAGGGGGTGTGAATGGTAGAGATCCTAAAGAGATTCAAGAAAAGCAAACCCCAGGGAATGGAGGTGTTCCTGTTCGTACCGTTGGCTTAGAAAACCGTCTGAACTCTTTCTTTCAGATAGACAGTCCAGACAAGAAAGGCACTGAAACAAAGCCTCTGCAGAATAATGCCGTTCCTGCACCAGAAATTAACGAAAGTACTGTTAGTGAGCGTACTCCATTCAGTTCCAGTAGCTCAAGCAAGCACAGCTCCCCCATTGGTGCTGTGGCAGCAAGGGTGACTCCTTTCAACTACAACCCGAGCCGCAGGAAGAGCAGCGTGGACAATAGTTCTGCTCGGCCCTCACAGATACCAACCCCGGTGAATAACAGCACCAAGAAACGTGACACCAAGTCTGAAAACACTGACTCCAGTGGAACACAAAGCCCTAAACGTCACTCTGGCTCTTACCTGGTAACTTCTGTTTaa